A stretch of DNA from Odontesthes bonariensis isolate fOdoBon6 chromosome 2, fOdoBon6.hap1, whole genome shotgun sequence:
TGCTTGTATATCGCCTCACCTAGAGTTCGAGTTGGAGCCAGAAGCATCGGAGTTGGATCTGGGAACAAAGATCAGGACTCCCAAAGACATTATGCTGGAGGAGCTTTCCCTGATGAAGAACAAAGGCTCCAAGATGTTCAAGATGAGGCAGCAGAGAGTGGAGAAGTTCATCTATGAGAACAACCCTGACATCTTCAGCAGTGAGTCGATGGTGAGAGCCTGGTTTGTGGCGAAAACAAAACCCCAAAGCTTTTCTGTCATTTCAAAAGAAGATAATCTCACAAAGCACTACCACTGTGTTAATAATACATTCAGAGTTTTAAAATATCCATGAAATTTACAAAGAAATGTGACAATGCTGGAAATGAATTTATTCTCTCTTATCTATCTTTTGAAAGAAGTCTTGTACTAGAATAATCAAAAAGATTAACTGAGTCAGGTAGATGTCAAGTCACCTGAACAAAAATGACCAAATATCAGATCATTTCTGACAAatcctgacaaaaaaaatagtttttaatTGTCTGCAAGCTAATAAAGACCACCTAACACTAATATTCTCAACATTCAAAATGGTCAGCAATACTTAATGTTATGGACGATCTTATCAATCAACTCAATGAAAATCAATGTGATGATGTAATGATCATATTGTTTCAGGACAACCTCCAGAAGTTTGTTCCCTCTCTGGGAGGTCAGATGGGAGGTCAGATAATCAGTGTTGGTGGACACCATGTTAGCAAAGAGCATGGACATCCCTATTTAGGAGTGATACCTGTAGGCGGAGCCCCCGTGCCTCCTCCAAAGCCTGGAAGTAAAGGTGCAGGAGGAGCGGGAGGTGCAGGCGGACTCATGGGGGGTGACACAGGGGGAGATGGAAAGGGATCGGGTGAGTATTCTCCACTAAAAGTTTGGTGTCTCACTTTTTTTCCTTACATCATATCTAGAAGGTGTCTATATTTTTGCCCAGAGCCTTTTGCTGCACAAATGATTTCAAATGGATCTCATAAAGGATATAGAAAGCATATTTTTAACTGTTCAGAGGCATAGATTCTTAAATAAAACCAGTAATGTATTACAATACCTTGCTGTAACCTAGTCATTTTTCATACCTAACTTTAACCATCTAGTTTTAAAATGACATTtcaaagtaaagatactttaAGGCAACATTGATCAAGACAGGACTCAATCTTGACTCAACCACTCAGCAGTCGGACATGTAGGGCCATCCTACAACCCCTCTCCCCTCCAAACATGGACGTTTTCATCGATTGAATGTGGTGCAACAGTCAATATGTGACTATTTCACAAAATGCTGTGACAATGCGATACTctatggagttatttttgagttTAGTGGCACAAAAAATGCAAAAGTTGGCTCTGTGGACCTGAATCAATAGATAACATTACGTGACTATTTCAAGTTTTGCCATGAGAccgagttgttttttttacaatctgGTCTCTGCTTGAATAAAAGAAATTAGATGTAATGTGTTCAACTGTAAACCTCAGAAGTCATGCAAGGCtgatttctctgttttttatttGCTGGTTTATCTCTTAAAATGTTGAATTCCTAatcaaaatttaaataaaagcaGAACGAGATGATTAGCTTTTCATTTAAATCTTATACTTGACAGACAATATCCGAATGATAAGATATAAAATGACGAATGAAATGTTTTATGAAAAACGTATGCTCATTTTGACTTTGATACCagcaaaacattttgaaaaatttgaaatatgggaagaaaaaaaaacctaacccgttgttaggttgattggcagaATGTTACTGCCCTGATGAAGTACAAAAAGAAAGTCCCAGCAAGGTTTTCAGAAGTAAAGATTCACCGCTAAATGAAGGACTACATatctttcatttcatttgaaaTTATGGTtctcaaaataaaaatacaatatttatCCCAGTGTTAATTATGCccatgtcccaacttttttttagacatGTTGCCAGCCTGAATTCAGTATGCccatatatttaaaaaacaaacaaacattgaTATGTTGTGTATGTTGTACATTTTAAACCAGAAATAAGTTTGAGATAATTTGCATATTGTACAATTCTCTTTTTCGTTAGACTTTGAATGGTGTCTAAACATTTTTGGAAATAGGTGGTTGTAAATTACTCATGATTTAATTTGATCTGGCTGTGGCTGTTTTATTTGCAGGAAGTGGCAAAGATGGCACTAAGACATTGATTCATGTGAAGACATACATGTCACCATGGGAAAAAGCCATGAAGGGTGATGAGACTCTGTTATCCACTTTAAAAGCGGCAATGCCTGGTCCCATTACCCAAAAAGATTCACTCAAGTACAAGTCCTTCAACAGGTAATTTCCTCAGTGCCTGGATTTCTTAGGTGGTACGTGATCCACTGGGGGTTTAATCTGCCTCTCTATCACCTTGCTTTGTTAGGACTGCCATACCATTCGGAGGCTTTGAAAAGGCCAACCAGCTCATGAAATTCCAGCTGCCAGAGTCTGAGACAGCCAAAGAGGAGCCTGAACCTGCGGTGGTGTACCAACATGATATCGGCTGCCGGCCTTCCTTTAACCGTACTCCTATTGGCTGGGTGGGCAGCAATGAGCCCAACAGCATTCACATGGAGACGGATGCTGTGCCCTTTGATGGAGAGACCGATGAGCTGTGAAAACATAAACATACTGTGATTACACACActgtgcacatacacacatgcgaGCATGATTTTATGGATAAACTTTAGCACATGCACATACATGATAGGTGAGCTTAAAATAATTTGTTGTACTGATGAATATGAATGTCTCAGAGTGGATAACTGAAAGTGTACATGACTTATAGTCATGGTTCTATCTTGCTCTGAGTTAAGCTGTAAGGCAAAGAAACAAGCAGTAGATGTTATGGCGAGACGAAACATCACATTGTTTGTCAAGCTTTAATCGGCTTTAATTGGAAAAATTGTTAAGTTGCAGATCTTGTCAATGAGGAAAGAATGAATCATTTGGAAAGGATAGAGATTTATGCTGTCACAGTTGTGCGTGATGTATTGATATCAACTCGTTGCCATATTTGTAATTTCCTGTTgcctttattttgttgtttggaTTCTCAGATCAACTGTAGAGCTACAAAAACTAAAGACCTGTCTAATTCAGTGTGCATGCTGTTGCTGATCCCCACTGAACCAACAGTTTCATGACAATAAACTATAACACTCCTCTTGTTGGAAATGGAAAATGGAAATGTCTAAATCCTTCAACTTATGAAGACTTTCTCAGTTGATTGAGTAACGGTGGTTATCAAAATAGCTTTAAGGTTAAAATCAGATATTTAAGTGAACAATTTCAGCAGTCAATAACTCATATCAACTGTATTTGCTGCTCTATACAGTGCAGAACAAACATATTACCAGGAAATGTAAACTATCCTCAAAAGCAGATGGTTTATACACTGTTAATGTATCTGACTACCATTATTTAATCaggtaaaatgtatattttgtatATTAAAGATGGAAAAGGGAggtgaaaacaaacaacagacaCAACAGACATCCATATACAGTTTGATAAATTTGCAGAAACATCCAGATAATATGGAACGAAAATAATGATTCATAACATACACAGAAAAACTCTCGATACTCTTAATTATTTAAGCAGCACATAACTGAATGGCACAAAATGTCGACAAAGTATTTAATTACAGCACTTTCCTGCTTTAGCTCAGCTGCTCCCGCACAATAGGGGGCGGTAAAGTTATTTGACACaacaaaacaaggaaaaagATTAAGGAGAAGACAGTACCTGCTTTGAATGATACCGGGATCGATGCAGGCGAAGCACTTTTAAATAGTGCAGTCTACAGTTAATAGCAACGTAATGGACCCCAGCCCAGCTCAGTATCACCTGGTAACTTTACAACTTGTTCATTAGCTAGCTTAGCTAACATCTGATTGTCATCTCGATTGGCTTGAGAAAGTTTTGTGGTAACAAAGCAATGTTGGAATAACACAAATGGTCAAATCGATACGAAAGCTTGCACAGACACCTACTTTGTGGGCTTGTTCCTGTCATCATCCCAAATACCAAGACAACGGCAGGTAAATATAGCCCGATAATGCTAACATTAGCTGGATACTTTGCCCGTTTGCTGAGATCGACGTCATAGACAGCAATCTCTGGGCAGTGTTACCTAGCAACGGCACAGATTTGCAACGGTGTGACATCGCTACATCACCGAGTTCGACGAACATCGTAATGTTAATACCCAAGGGTCATTGTTAGTCCAATGTCAAATACGTTTGCAAATCATGTTTACTCGGAATAAGTTGAGGGCTGACTAGCCCCAAATTTCGTACCCCTAACATAGGTTTCTGCCGAGTCTTGCATTATAGATCTGAAACTGGTTGATTTCTAATTAAAAGTATTGAATTCAAAGGATTTCTACATGCATTCTGGAGATTTTCACAGCTGTAAAGCCGGATTTATACAATTTGATATTGAAATTTGAAGcttatttgaagttttttttggtATAACTGTTAGTTAAAAATTGTATCACATTTAGATGTATACctgatagaatttttttttaatcttttgggGAGCAGACAATTCTTTAAACATGATTTGAAGAGCTACAAACTTTAAAATGATCTTTTAAACGAACCTAATCTATAATCTGAAAGGTTTTCATCACTGGTTTGCATTATTTTGTTGCTGTATATGACACATCAGACAGCCCCTTAACATAGTTAAATGGGGTTATTTGAGTTTTAATATATTGTATGCTTATCTTCAAGTTAGTACCAATCACTGTTTGTCGTTCAGGTTCAATTTGCGTGTGTCTGACTCATTCCTTTTAAGGTGCATTATAACACAGGGACGTTACCTGATGACATCTAAGTCACAGCCCAAGTTGTCACCCTTGCCATGGACAGAGACCCTTGTGTATTGGGTGCTGTCCTTTGGTTCTCACCTGTACTCTTTCTACCAGCTACACAAGTTCTCCAAAGGTAAAGTATACAGATATCTGTAAATTTGTTTTGAatgaaatgacaataaaagtgAAAGAAATATGACACGTCTTTCTTACTTTTGCACCTCAGAACATGAAACAGGATTAGAAAGAGAATTCCAG
This window harbors:
- the myoz1a gene encoding myozenin-1a, with protein sequence MPLGTPAHMNKRKKLSKIITDLSHISQNEFELEPEASELDLGTKIRTPKDIMLEELSLMKNKGSKMFKMRQQRVEKFIYENNPDIFSSESMDNLQKFVPSLGGQMGGQIISVGGHHVSKEHGHPYLGVIPVGGAPVPPPKPGSKGAGGAGGAGGLMGGDTGGDGKGSGSGKDGTKTLIHVKTYMSPWEKAMKGDETLLSTLKAAMPGPITQKDSLKYKSFNRTAIPFGGFEKANQLMKFQLPESETAKEEPEPAVVYQHDIGCRPSFNRTPIGWVGSNEPNSIHMETDAVPFDGETDEL